The following are encoded in a window of Paenibacillaceae bacterium GAS479 genomic DNA:
- a CDS encoding Uncharacterized conserved protein YndB, AHSA1/START domain, whose translation MSTSSSRPLPEIRQVQIIKAPIEKVWQATATSEGIASWFMPNTFRPEEGAEFVLQSGHFGDSPCRVTEFSPPNKLQFNWGKDWSVTFSLKELEPGVTEFTLIHSGWMEEGLTEFGQPHSEVRGNMNGGWTQIVKKLAAVLEN comes from the coding sequence ATGAGTACATCATCATCCCGGCCGCTACCGGAAATTCGTCAAGTTCAGATTATCAAGGCGCCGATTGAAAAGGTCTGGCAGGCAACCGCGACGTCAGAAGGAATCGCATCCTGGTTCATGCCCAATACATTTCGTCCCGAGGAAGGCGCGGAGTTCGTCCTGCAATCCGGTCATTTCGGCGATTCCCCTTGCCGCGTAACTGAGTTCTCGCCGCCGAACAAGCTACAGTTCAACTGGGGCAAGGACTGGTCGGTCACATTTTCGCTGAAGGAGCTTGAGCCCGGTGTAACAGAATTTACGCTGATCCATTCTGGATGGATGGAAGAAGGCTTGACCGAGTTCGGACAGCCGCATAGCGAAGTTCGCGGAAATATGAACGGCGGCTGGACGCAAATTGTGAAAAAACTGGCTGCTGTACTGGAAAACTGA
- a CDS encoding peptidoglycan-N-acetylmuramic acid deacetylase gives MNKSILAAASCLLLTGALAYSGAPGMSVLSALGDAVSTMSEKFDHAAAASTMSERDRHAVAPSAELANKSAHATLPIHDMQAAAWSKPYHFGFKKSKNGVLPSIAEEGFQPLMEKHGAVFLGDTAMKELYLTFDNGYEKDGLTGKILDVLKEKQVPAIFFITGHYVKTEPELVKRMTTEGHLVGNHSWSHPDMSTLPQEKVKQELADVKKAVADLTGVQKMDYLRPPRGIFSDSMLAASAAEGYRNIFWSIAYRDWDTSAQRGADYAYQNVTTQLHPGAVILLHAVSRDNAQALGRIIDEAHKQGYTFKSLDQMGKRTYR, from the coding sequence ATGAATAAAAGCATTTTGGCAGCCGCCAGCTGCTTACTGCTGACAGGCGCCCTTGCTTACTCCGGTGCGCCGGGAATGTCGGTGCTTTCCGCGCTAGGCGATGCGGTATCCACGATGTCTGAGAAGTTTGATCACGCCGCAGCAGCATCCACGATGTCTGAGCGAGATCGGCATGCAGTAGCCCCATCCGCAGAACTGGCGAACAAATCTGCACATGCCACGTTGCCTATCCACGATATGCAGGCTGCGGCATGGAGCAAGCCGTATCATTTTGGCTTCAAAAAAAGCAAAAACGGAGTGCTGCCATCCATCGCGGAAGAGGGCTTTCAGCCGCTAATGGAGAAACACGGCGCGGTATTCCTTGGCGATACGGCCATGAAGGAGTTGTATCTGACCTTCGACAATGGGTATGAGAAGGATGGCCTAACCGGCAAAATTCTTGATGTGCTCAAGGAAAAGCAGGTACCTGCGATATTTTTCATTACAGGGCATTACGTCAAAACCGAGCCTGAGCTTGTGAAACGGATGACCACAGAGGGGCATTTGGTCGGCAATCACTCGTGGAGCCATCCGGACATGAGCACGTTGCCGCAGGAGAAAGTAAAGCAGGAGCTTGCGGATGTTAAAAAAGCGGTAGCTGATTTGACTGGCGTACAGAAGATGGATTACTTGCGCCCGCCGCGGGGGATTTTTAGTGACAGCATGCTTGCGGCAAGCGCCGCAGAAGGCTACCGCAATATATTTTGGTCGATCGCATACAGGGATTGGGACACCTCTGCCCAAAGGGGCGCGGACTACGCCTATCAGAACGTAACAACTCAGCTTCATCCTGGCGCGGTCATCTTGCTGCATGCGGTGTCCCGCGACAACGCGCAGGCTCTGGGCCGGATCATCGATGAGGCGCACAAACAGGGCTATACGTTCAAAAGCTTGGACCAAATGGGTAAGCGGACGTACCGTTAA
- a CDS encoding Copper amine oxidase N-terminal domain-containing protein — translation MNIKKVLAPVLTLALVAPAGIVASTPVSAKAAAMATVNTPAAELRASLDYLLSEHFALAVTAMTKAYDGAKDAPAALKALDQNAVDMLPAIESLYGKAGADEFGRIFRAHNQSTDELVKAVKMNNGDAKKAAEAKISAFVDEFSSFLATATGNKLPKAAAMEALRLHEDQVQQVFNEYVAGDYADAYKAYREGYKTMFTVSKALSGAIVAQMPEKFANTKPDTKAADLRSALNMLVSEHVSLAVLQMQKQFDGGKDSASLISAQGMNTADWKAAIVSLYGNAGGEGFEKLWTPDHINAQADYVTAVKNGDAAAKQAVQARINKFTQDFGAFLGTATGGNLPGAAATDALKKHEGQIQTTLDQYAVGNYDASYASSREGFKFVFGVGQALGGAIVTQMNDKFQETPAPTPMPTPAPTPVPSEPTMTTVWMKLNSKQLKVNNSTIQMDTTPVMWKGMTYIPLRFLSEGIGATVSYENKTKAVWVMAGDNKLGFWVNKNSYSMNNVTSKAPAVPVIDKNGRTLVPMRFIAELLNWNVMYNAKDGSITLTSAS, via the coding sequence ATGAATATCAAAAAAGTTCTAGCACCAGTACTGACTCTTGCTCTCGTGGCTCCTGCCGGTATCGTAGCCTCAACACCTGTTTCTGCAAAAGCCGCTGCAATGGCAACCGTTAATACGCCAGCCGCTGAGCTCAGAGCTAGCCTGGATTATCTGCTGTCTGAACATTTCGCACTCGCTGTAACAGCTATGACCAAGGCTTATGACGGGGCTAAGGATGCTCCAGCGGCGCTCAAGGCATTGGATCAAAACGCAGTTGACATGCTGCCAGCTATTGAGTCCCTCTATGGCAAAGCCGGTGCAGATGAGTTCGGACGCATCTTCCGCGCTCACAATCAGTCCACGGACGAACTCGTGAAAGCTGTTAAGATGAACAACGGAGACGCAAAAAAAGCTGCGGAAGCCAAAATCAGCGCCTTTGTTGACGAGTTCTCCAGCTTCCTGGCAACAGCAACAGGCAACAAACTTCCTAAAGCCGCAGCGATGGAAGCACTTCGCCTTCATGAGGATCAAGTGCAGCAAGTGTTCAATGAATATGTAGCAGGTGACTATGCCGATGCTTACAAGGCTTACCGCGAAGGTTACAAAACGATGTTTACCGTCAGCAAAGCCTTGTCCGGAGCGATCGTAGCACAGATGCCGGAGAAATTCGCCAACACGAAGCCGGACACTAAAGCAGCTGATTTGCGCTCTGCCCTGAATATGCTCGTCTCGGAGCATGTGTCGCTAGCCGTGCTGCAAATGCAGAAGCAATTTGACGGCGGTAAAGACTCCGCATCGCTGATCAGCGCACAAGGAATGAATACAGCTGATTGGAAAGCTGCGATCGTCTCCCTGTACGGTAACGCTGGCGGAGAAGGCTTCGAGAAACTTTGGACGCCAGATCATATCAACGCTCAGGCTGACTATGTGACCGCCGTCAAAAACGGCGATGCAGCTGCCAAACAAGCTGTTCAAGCTCGCATCAACAAATTCACGCAAGACTTTGGTGCTTTCCTCGGCACTGCGACCGGAGGCAATCTGCCTGGCGCAGCGGCAACCGATGCGCTGAAAAAGCATGAAGGCCAGATCCAAACAACGCTGGACCAATATGCTGTCGGCAACTATGATGCTTCTTACGCGTCAAGCCGCGAAGGCTTCAAGTTCGTATTCGGTGTAGGCCAAGCGCTCGGCGGAGCGATCGTGACGCAAATGAACGATAAATTCCAAGAGACGCCTGCGCCGACTCCTATGCCAACACCAGCTCCAACGCCAGTTCCATCCGAACCAACGATGACGACGGTATGGATGAAGCTGAACAGCAAACAGCTTAAAGTGAACAACTCGACGATTCAAATGGACACAACACCAGTTATGTGGAAGGGCATGACGTATATCCCGCTTCGCTTCCTGAGCGAAGGTATCGGTGCTACGGTTTCTTATGAAAATAAAACTAAAGCGGTATGGGTCATGGCCGGCGACAACAAACTCGGCTTCTGGGTCAACAAAAACAGCTACTCCATGAACAATGTTACGAGCAAAGCTCCAGCAGTACCTGTCATTGATAAAAACGGACGTACGCTTGTGCCTATGCGCTTTATCGCCGAACTGCTGAACTGGAACGTCATGTACAACGCGAAAGATGGTTCCATTACGCTTACTTCCGCTAGCTAA